In the genome of Triticum urartu cultivar G1812 chromosome 5, Tu2.1, whole genome shotgun sequence, one region contains:
- the LOC125509675 gene encoding PH, RCC1 and FYVE domains-containing protein 1-like yields the protein MMSDASSDLGGGRAGPVERDIEQAITALKKGAYLLKYGRRGKPKFCPFRLSNDESILIWFSGKEEKQLRLSHVSRIIPGQRTAIFQRYPRPEKECQSFSLISHDRSLDIICKDKDEAEVWFAGLKTLISRSHQRKWRTESRSDMLSSGTTSPRTYTRRSSPLSSPFSSNDSVHKDGSENYRLRSPYGSPPKVGLDKAFSDIVSYAAPPRPFFPSDSNVGSVHSVSSGHSDNTNGNSRGISMDAFRVSLSSAVSSSSHGSGHDDGDALGDVFIWGEGTGEGILGGGNSRVGSSSGAKMDCLVPKPLEFAGRLDVQNISCGGRHATLVTKQGEVYSWGEESGGRLGHGVDCDVPQPKLIDALAHMNIELVACGEYHTCAVTLSGDLYTWGNGTFNFGLSGHGNEVSHWMPKRLNGPLEGIHVSSISCGPWHTAVVTSAGQLFTFGDGSFGVLGHGDRQSISVPREVESLKGLRTVRAACGVWHTAAVVEVMVGNSSSSNCSSGKIFTWGDGDKGRLGHGDKETRLVPTCVASLVEPNFCQVACGHCFTVALTTSGHVYTMGSSVYGQLGNPQADGMVPARVEGKLHKNFVEEISCGAYHVAVLTSRTEVYTWGKGANGRLGHGDTDDRNSPTLVEALKDKQVRSVVCGINFTAAICIHKWVSGVDQSMCSGCRLPFNLRRKRHNCYNCALVFCHSCSSKKSLKASLAPNPNKPYRVCDSCYGKLNKGPETDRYSSAKRGAILQGFNDSINDDLETRSNVQLSRLSSMESFKNMDSRYSKKNKKFEFNSSRVSPIPNGSSHWSGLNISKSFGSSKKFFSASVPGSRIASRATSPVSRRTSPPRSTTPTPTLGGLTSPRVVVDGAKPIKDSVSQEVIHLRSQVENLTRKSHLLEVELERTTKQLKEAISIAGEETAKCKAAKEVIKSLTAQLKGMAEKLPEGAGAGAGAGAGAGAVKHSRLPPLSGVPVNDISMATENLGSPRNSGEPYLNGSNGLIVSNGPSSVRNKTHLEVGKNGTKQPDSDSKPESEWVEQDEPGVYITLTALPGGARDLRRVRFSRKRFSETQAEQWWQENRARVYELYNVRVVDKSLASIDSDVPH from the exons ATGATGTCGGACGCCTCGTCGGATCTCGGCGGCGGCAGGGCCGGGCCCGTGGAGCGCGACATCGAGCAG GCCATCACTGCTCTCAAGAAAGGAGCATACCTGCTGAAGTATGGACGTAGAGGGAAGCCAAAATTTTGTCCCTTCAGGCTTTCCAAT GATGAATCTATATTGATTTGGTTCTCAGGGAAAGAGGAGAAGCAACTAAGATTGAGTCATGTGTCTAGAATAATTCCTGGACAGCGAACT GCGATTTTTCAGAGGTATCCACGACCTGAGAAGGAATGCCAGTCATTTTCTCTCATATCCCATGATAGATCATTGGACATT ATATGCAAAGATAAAGATGAAGCTGAAGTGTGGTTTGCTGGGCTAAAAACACTGATATCACGTAGTCACCAAAGAAAATGGAGAACAGAATCAAGAAGTGATATGCTTTCCTCTGGTACAACTAGTCCAAGAACTTACACGAGAAGGAGCTCTCCCTTGAGTTCTCCTTTCAGTAGCAATGATAGTGTCCACAAG GATGGCAGCGAAAATTATCGACTCCGGAGTCCATATGGGAGTCCACCAAAGGTTGGCTTGGACAAGGCCTTCTCTGACATTGTATCATatgcagccccacctagaccctTCTTCCCATCGGATTCTAATGTTGGATCAGTTCACTCTGTGTCTTCTGGGCACTCAGATAACACAAATGGGAACTCGAGGGGCATCTCAATGGATGCTTTCCGAGTTAGTTTATCAAGTGCTGTCAGTTCATCAAGTCATGGTTCTGGTCATGATGATGGTGATGCTCTAGGTGATGTTTTCATTTGGGGAGAGGGAACTGGAGAGGGAATTCTTGGTGGTGGCAATTCAAGGGTTGGAAGTTCCTCGGGTGCAAAGATGGATTGTCTTGTACCGAAGCCATTGGAGTTTGCTGGAAGGCTTGATGTGCAGAACATTTCATGTGGAGGAAGGCATGCTACACTTGTCACTAAGCAGGGAGAGGTCTACTCTTGGGGTGAGGAGTCAGGTGGGCGTCTTGGTCATGGTGTGGACTGTGACGTGCCCCAGCCAAAACTTATCGATGCTCTTGCTCATATGAACATTGAGCTAGTAGCATGTGGTGAGTACCATACTTGCGCAGTCACGCTCTCTGGAGATTTGTACACATGGGGAAATGGCACCTTTAATTTTGGACTTTCAGGTCATGGGAATGAAGTCAGTCATTGGATGCCCAAAAGGCTCAATGGACCATTAGAAGGCATACATGTTTCGTCTATTTCATGTGGCCCTTGGCACACGGCTGTAGTAACATCTGCAGGTCAGCTATTCACATTTGGAGATGGCTCTTTTGGAGTTCTAGGTCATGGAGATCGTCAGAGTATTTCGGTACCAAGGGAGGTGGAATCCCTGAAAGGGCTACGGACTGTTCGGGCAGCTTGTGGTGTGTGGCACACAGCCGCCGTTGTTGAAGTTATGGTTGGGAATTCAAGTTCCAGCAATTGTTCTTCTGGCAAGATATTTACATGGGGTGATGGTGATAAAGGTCGTTTGGGACATGGTGACAAAGAAACAAGACTTGTCCCAACATGCGTGGCTTCTTTGGTTGAGCCTAACTTTTGCCAAGTAGCTTGTGGTCATTGTTTCACGGTGGCACTAACAACCTCAGGGCATGTGTACACAATGGGAAGTTCTGTCTATGGTCAGCTTGGAAATCCACAAGCAGATGGCATGGTTCCTGCGCGTGTTGAAGGAAAGCTACATAAAAACTTTGTGGAGGAGATTTCATGTGGCGCTTATCATGTTGCTGTTTTGACTTCCAGGACAGAGGTGTATACATGGGGTAAAGGTGCTAATGGCCGGTTAGGACATGGTGATACTGATGATAGGAATTCTCCTACACTAGTTGAAGCTCTGAAAGATAAGCAAGTCAGGAGTGTTGTTTGTGGAATTAACTTCACTGCAGCAATATGCATTCACAAGTGGGTGTCTGGAGTTGATCAGTCCATGTGTTCTGGATGTCGCTTGCCGTTTAACTTGAGGAGAAAACGGCATAATTGCTACAACTGTGCTCTTGTATTTTGTCATTCCTGCAGCAGTAAGAAATCTCTGAAGGCTTCATTAGCACCAAACCCAAACAAGCCTTACCGTGTCTGTGATAGCTGCTACGGTAAACTTAATAAGGGACCTGAGACAGATAGGTATTCTTCAGCAAAGCGCGGAGCTATCTTACAAGGGTTCAATGATTCTATCAATGATGATTTGGAGACAAGATCAAATGTCCAATTGTCTAGATTGTCATCAATGGAATCCTTCAAGAACATGGATAGCAGATATTCAAAGAAAAATAAGAAGTTTGAATTTAATAGCAGCCGTGTTTCCCCTATTCCAAATGGCAGCTCTCACTGGAGCGGGCTCAACATTTCTAAATCTTTTGGCTCATCAAAGAAATTTTTCTCAGCGTCGGTTCCTGGATCAAGAATTGCTTCTAGGGCAACGTCACCTGTCTCAAGAAGAACAAGCCCTCCTCGATCTACAACTCCAACACCTACCTTGGGTGGTCTAACATCTCCTAGAGTTGTTGTAGATGGTGCAAAGCCAATAAAGGATAGTGTAAGCCAAGAGGTTATACATTTGAGATCGCAG GTGGAAAATCTTACCCGGAAGTCCCATCTACTGGAAGTTGAATTGGAGAGAACAACTAAACAGTTAAAGGAAGCTATTTCCATTGCAGGGGAGGAAACTGCGAAGTGCAAAGCTGCAAAAGAAGTAATCAAGTCGCTCACTGCACAA TTGAAGGGTATGGCAGAgaagctacctgaaggagcaggagcaggagcaggGGCAGGGGCAGGGGCAGGGGCAGTTAAGCACAGTAGACTGCCACCACTTTCTGGAGTGCCTGTTAATGACATATCAATGGCAACTGAGAATTTAGGTAGCCCAAGAAATTCAGGAGAGCCATATTTGAACGGGTCTAATGGGTTGATTGTTTCTAATGGACCAAGTTCAGTTAGAAATAAGACTCACCTGGAAGTTGGCAAGAATGGAACCAAACAGCCCGATTCAGACTCTAAGCCTGAGTCTGAATGGGTAGAGCAAGATGAACCAGGGGTCTACATCACCCTTACTGCCCTACCTGGAGGGGCTAGAGATCTTAGGAGGGTACGGTTCAG CCGGAAGCGTTTCAGCGAGACGCAAGCAGAGCAATGGTGGCAAGAGAACCGGGCAAGGGTATACGAGCTGTATAACGTTCGTGTGGTGGACAAATCTCTCGCCAGTATTGATAGTGATGTACCTCACTGA
- the LOC125509676 gene encoding ABC transporter G family member 23-like — protein MDQDLSSELDPALLLSTSASSSSPQDSASPSFSFYPPSPPEYTLAVTNLSCPAPRRANATLLPRFLPSFSAAPPPAAEGLLNSVSFIASSSNILAVVGPSGAGKSTLLRILSGRGTGSEIAKAPTVCINGHAVTSRAQLRRTCGFVTQDDNLLPLLTVRETILFAARFRLGSSVTARERHERVEALMQELRLSEVADSYVGGGGGEAMSPSRGVSGGERKRVSIAVDMVHDPPVLLLDEPTSGLDSRSAVDVLALLHEVARARRQVVVLSIHQPSYRMLGYISSLLLLSRGAVAHCGSLRSLEDALARLGHKIPAQLNPLELAMEVTEQLQADRAKFAELRDSDQYEEERESPGVANGSLQVPEHGYRSRAVEVAALTVRCWRTMYRTQQLFAARAAQAVVGGLGLGSVFFRVRADPDGLALRLGLFAFSLSFLLSSTVEALPILLHERRVLMREASRRAYRLSSYVVANALVFAPCLLAVAVLFSAPVYWLVGLRASLAAFGFFVLAVWLIVLMASSLVLFLSAVSPDFILGNSLICIFLGVFFLFSGYFIPKESIPRYWAFMYYVSMYRYPLDLLLINEYGGGARDKCVAWVGGDAMTGDGVCLSTGGDVLRGRGVDEGMRWVNVGVMLGFFLVYRIMCWAVLVRRASKTTL, from the coding sequence ATGGATCAGGACCTGTCGTCGGAGCTGGACCCGGCGCTCCTCCTCTCCACGTCGGCGTCCTCGTCGTCGCCGCAGGACTCCGCGTCGCCGTCCTTCTCCTTCTACCCGCCCTCCCCTCCGGAGTACACCCTCGCCGTCACCAACCTCTCCTGCCCAGCGCCGCGCCGCGCCAACGCCACCCTCCTCCCGAGGTTCTTGCCCTCCTTCTCCGCGGCCCCGCCCCCCGCCGCCGAGGGGCTCCTCAACTCCGTCTCCTTCATCGCGTCCAGCTCAAACATCCTGGCCGTCGTGGGCCCCAGCGGCGCCGGCAAGTCGACGCTCCTCCGCATCCTGTCCGGCCGCGGCACCGGCTCGGAGATCGCCAAGGCGCCCACCGTGTGCATCAACGGCCACGCCGTCACCTCCCGCGCGCAGCTGCGCCGGACGTGCGGCTTCGTGACGCAGGACGACAACCTCCTGCCGCTGCTCACCGTCCGCGAGACCATCCTCTTCGCCGCGCGCTTCAGGCTCGGCTCCTCCGTGACCGCGCGGGAGCGGCACGAGCGGGTGGAGGCGCTCATGCAGGAGCTAAGGCTGTCGGAGGTGGCCGACAGCtacgtcggcggcggcggcggcgaggccaTGTCGCCGTCCCGCGGGGTGTCCGGGGGCGAGCGCAAGCGGGTGTCCATCGCGGTGGACATGGTGCACGACCCGCCGGTGCTGCTGCTGGACGAGCCCACGTCGGGGCTGGACAGCCGGTCGGCCGTGGACGTGCTGGCGCTGCTGCACGAGGTGGCGCGCGCGCGGCGGCAGGTGGTGGTGCTCAGCATCCACCAGCCCAGCTACCGCATGCTCGGCTACATCTCctcgctgctgctgctctcccgcGGCGCCGTCGCGCACTGCGGCTCGCTGAGGTCGCTCGAGGACGCGCTGGCGAGGCTGGGCCACAAGATCCCCGCGCAGCTCAACCCGCTGGAGCTGGCCATGGAGGTCACCGAGCAGCTCCAGGCGGACCGCGCCAAGTTCGCCGAGCTCAGGGACAGCGACCAGTACGAGGAGGAAAGGGAAAGCCCCGGCGTCGCCAACGGCAGCCTTCAGGTGCCCGAGCACGGGTACCGCAGCCGCGCCGTGGAGGTGGCGGCGCTGACAGTGCGCTGCTGGCGCACCATGTACCGCACGCAGCAGCTCTTcgcggcgcgggcggcgcagGCGGTGGTCGGCGGCCTGGGCCTCGGCAGCGTCTTCTTCCGCGTGCGCGCCGACCCGGACGGGCTGGCGCTCCGGCTGGGCCTCTTCGCCTTCAGCCTCAgcttcctcctctcctccaccgtGGAGGCGCTGCCCATCCTCCTCCACGAGCGGCGCGTGCTGATGCGCGAGGCCTCCCGCCGCGCCTACCGCCTGTCCTCCTACGTGGTGGCCAACGCGCTGGTGTTCGCGCCGTGCCTGCTCGCCGTGGCGGTCCTCTTCTCGGCGCCCGTGTACTGGCTGGTGGGCCTCCGCGCCtccctggccgccttcgggttcTTCGTGCTCGCCGTGTGGCTCATCGTGCTCATGGCCAGCTCCCTGGTGCTCTTCCTCAGCGCCGTGTCCCCGGACTTCATCCTCGGCAACTCGCTCATCTGCATCTTCCTGGGCGTCTTCTTCCTCTTCTCCGGCTACTTCATACCCAAGGAGAGCATCCCGAGGTACTGGGCCTTCATGTACTACGTGTCCATGTACAGGTACCCGCTGGACCTGCTGCTCATCAACGAGTACGGGGGCGGCGCCAGGGACAAGTGCGTGGCGTGGGTGGGAGGGGACGCCATGACCGGTGACGGCGTTTGCTTGAGCACCGGAGGCGACGTGCTGAGGGGGAGAGGGGTCGACGAGGGCATGAGGTGGGTCAATGTGGGTGTCATGCTGGGCTTCTTCCTCGTGTACAGGATCATGTGCTGGGCTGTGCTGGTGAGGAGGGCGTCCAAGACCACTCTCTGA